Below is a genomic region from Brassica oleracea var. oleracea cultivar TO1000 chromosome C9, BOL, whole genome shotgun sequence.
CTGCAACTTCCGCTTTAGCACCATCCGACCACTGATCTTGGTTGTTCTTATCATTAAGCTTAAGAAGTTGGTTCTTAGATCTGTTGGTTTTGACAGAGTCATGGAAAAACTTCGAGCTCCTGTCACCAAAAACCAACCATTTATCTCTGCTTTTTTGCTTCCAAAACAACTCATCTTCTTTATAGGCTAGCAAGAGGTCCCTTGTGATTAGATCAACCATAAAAGCGGCAAGGGTAAGGTTTGGATTAGAACCATTCAAGTCTAAGTTGGAGAGACCTGATTTTATCTTTGGCATTGAAGTTTTCCATCCTTTTCCAGCGGCTTAAAATACTTCTGCAGTTCCTGATCTTTTGAGCTACTTTGGTCCCCGTAGATTGATGTTGGTTTGACCAAACTTCATTACTCTCTCTCAATGTCAGGTCGTCGGAGGAACCTCTTATCAATGCGGAAGAGACCTCGTATGTCCTAATGAGAGTCACACAGAACGCAGGCGTGTGATCGGAACCTCGTTTTTCCATGAAGGTTTGGTTTGATCCTGGAAATAGTTCCAGCCAAGCTTTGTTGCCAAAACTTCTATCTAGACAGCATCTGATCCATTTATTCCATCTCTTTCCAGCCCACGTGAATCGATCCCCTGAACTGCTTAATTCTTCCATCTCACAGCAGCTGAGCATATCTGAGAAGAGAATGAAGGACTCCTCAGAGCGCCTAAGCCCTCCTGTCTTCTCCTCATTGTTTAGAATCTCGTTAAAGTCCCCAATGAGGCACCAGGGATCTTTTCGAGAATACCCAAATCTGGTAAGCCTCTCCCATACAACTTCTTTACCATCAGCATAAGGCACACCATATATACATGATAAAAAAAGGTGTACTCGCCATATTGAACCAAACAGTCGATAATATTCTTGTCCGAATACTTGATATTTATATTTATGTTTTTCTTCCAAAAGAGAGTCAAGCCACCGCTCAATCCCACCGGATCCATAGTAAAAACTCTATCATATCCTAACCAGACTTGAAAATCTACCAGCATATTTTGAACGTTTTTAGTTTCCATCAAAAACAATATCTCCAGAAAGTGGTGTTGACGCATTTCCCGGAGCCGTTGAATTGTCAAGCCTTGAGGCCGCCCCAAGCCTTGACAATTCCAACTAAAGATGCTCATTGGGGGTTTGGCAGTCCCCCCTTTGGGACCACCTTCAGGCATTGCGCCTTGTTGGTAGAGACGTCTTCTCCCTCCTGCAGGTCTTTCTTTCTCTTCTTCGAACCCATCTCCTATTTTCCTTCCCTTCTAGTGCCTTCTTGGAACTTCGTAGCAATCACCAGAGCATTTTGGTTTGAATTCCGTTGAGCTTTAGACGGTCTCTTTCTAGCCACTGTTCGCCTACTAACTGTCCCGGATTTAAAAGGTTCAGATGAACCAGGTTTGAAAACCGTTGAACAAATAGCAAGCGAACCAGAAGGCTGATTCCCATCTCTTCGACTTGTTTCAGGGTTTCGGATCGCCATCCCATTGGAGACATTTTCACATCTCATTGCCCTCATAGATGCTGATAAGAGCTTCTCCGGGTTGACATTCAAGTCAAGGTTTCTGTGATCCAACTCTCTTTCACCATAGTCAAACACAAGACCCTTTCCTCTGTTGAGATCAGCAGTGACTACCGGCAATGGCTCCAGACTCAAGACTGTCTTTTGGGTGATCGGATCAGCCTCCGCTTCACGGACTGTTTTCTTGATCTTTTCAATCTTTAAGGCGATATCTTCACCAGAATCTGAGACAATGTACTTCCTCATCTCTTCAAGAACCACATTGGCAATCTTCGGTCTCCCAGTTAAGGGGTTTACACCAACTTGAGACTCTTCTAACACACCCCTTAGAGGATCATCTGGAGCCAAGACAGGTTCCATCCTTTTTTTCTCTGCAATGATACGGTTTCTTCTTAGCTGGGCTTCTTCCTGTCTCTGTCTGACCTCTAAAGGACATATTCTTTTCTCATGATTGAGCCTTCGGCAAGTGAAGCACCTTTTCTGGATATTTTCGTAGTTAAAGTGTATTGTCGCAGATTTTCCTTCGCCCAAGTCAATCAGTTTTGACATCCTCAGAGGGTGCGCCACATTGAAAATAACCTGAACCCTGATATACGGTTGTGTTACTGGTTGAGAAGGATCAAACGCAACCATCTTAACTTTCCCTACAATATCACCAAGGGCTGACAGCGCGGGTATGGTGTAGTAGTTAACCGGAATGTGGCTGATACGGACCCACAGAGGGATGTACTGCAGGTAATCTTCAGGAGGGTTCTCCACCCATCTCTCAAGAACCATCGCCCATTCGTTGAAAGTTTGAACTCCTTTCTCCAGAACATCAATCAAGTCATGCTCCGACTGGAAAATGAATTGAAATCTTTCTTGGGATAAGGCTATTCCCCTTATTCTTCCCTCCTTTTGCCATTTTCTTGGCATAGTACGAATCAACCCTGACATATTTTGGCACTCAGGATTTAAAGCTCTACCCATAAGACTCAGAGCGTTTTCCTCCGCCAAACTCACCCGAGGCACCTCCGGCATTCTGAACGGAACATCTTCTTCATCTAGCGTGAGAGCCATCATGGCTCTATCCATAGCAACAGACATCTTCAGTTCTTCGATTAACACCAACAACTTTCAGTTTAGATTAAATTTCTCAACCCCAGCTTTGAATGTTCAAGAACAAGAGGATAAGAACACCTCTAGATATGTGCACAAAGAGCAAAGTAGAATAAAATATAGTAAAAGAGGAGATATTTTCGGATAGGAAACGTGTTTTAATCTTTTTGCCCACTCAGAAACACTAGCCACAGAAAAACCAAATCTAAGCCCACTTGGGAGCGCTTGAGAGCACTTTCTCGCTCATCTCATTTTATTCCTTATCGGTTATCTAAACATGCATTATACAGATGGAAAGTTTAATATTACTGCGTTTTATTCAATGAGACGTTAGTGTGTCGGTTGGATTCGTTGATGCATCTCAACTGGGAATTTGAGAATTGCATTTGCCTTTTCGTTGTTTATTATAGTCAAATTATTAGTCAAAAGACTCAAAGCAGACCATCAATTAATCATCATCACCCTTTCTTTCTGCTCAGACACATTAATTAGTTTATTATAATTATTATGGAAACTCTCTTTTTATTATAACAAATTATTATTTACAAAGTCACTTCAAATATTCATTTAGAAAATCTAACTGGACCTCTTTCAAATCCTGAAATTCTCGTATGGATCTATCTATCCATCAATCATGTTTTCGTTTTTGTTCACTTCATGCGGCTGTGGTACTCATGATTATTAATATTATTATTTTATGACACGATGGCTAGAATATTTGGAAAATTTTGATCTTATGGATCCTGTATAGTGCTTAAGATTTGACAAAAGAGTTTCCAATTATTGCTGCTACGATCCCTTTCAAAGGCATGCATAGAAATAGCAACAACAACAAAACATTAGTGGACTAAAGGTGGAGTAGAAACCAATATTGAATAGGAAGATAGTTGCTAATATTTATTAACTGATTAGGAATAATTAATAATTGTAGTAATTTTACCAATCAAAAGAAACATCGAGGTTCAAGGCACAAAAACAAAATAAGAGAGTACTAAACCTTAAACCGCTATAACACTTCTATTTCTCGCTGTAATACTTTTTCATTTTCATTTTCATCTAGCCGTTGAATATATCCACTGGTTATAACTATTTATATCCACTGGATGTTTAGTTTAATATAAAAATTTGATACACACAAAATAGTTAAGTTTTCATTTTTCATCTAGCCGTTGAATTTTTCAATGGTTATAACTATTTAAATCCACTGGATATTTAATTTAATATAAGAATTTGGTGCACACAAAATAGTTAAGTGAAAATGTTGCCCAAAAAAGACTTATCATTTCCCATTTTCACTGCTGAAATCTACTTGATTAATTTTTTTTTTGGGGGGTCAAACTTGATTAATTTTTCTCAAATCCAGAAATAAATTATAACTGTGATGGCAATCAACAAGGTGGAATTAAAAAAAGAAAACATAATCCAACTCCAAATCTAAAGCCACTATTATTAGAATCTAGAGACAATGATTGGCGGTTGTTAACACTATTAATTTATTCAGTTATTATTGAATCTTAATATTCTTGGTATCAATGATTAGAAGACTATAGATCATATATTACCAGATGCACCAACGACTATAAATATTATAAAATACTGAGGCTCATATATCTTTGCTACTTTGATATTTATGATAAATTTGGAGTTCTTATTAAGGAATTTTATCTTCAAACTTCGAATGTTTTACCCTAATTTAAAGCTACAACTCTAGTTGGTATAGTTCTAAAAAGTAGCAAAGGACCCGCAATGTACAATGAAAAAATAAAATGTCTTGTTGGGTTTTGTAGTTTAGCTGAGAGGCAGAAACTCAGAGTTTGCTTCCTTTTCACGTCTTTAAAGACATCGATTGATTGATGGGTTTGATGGATTCTCGATTTCTTCCTATTTTTTTCTCCACGACAATATCCAAAGTTACTTCCCCACATTTAAATTGTATTTATAAATTTTACATAATAATGAATTATGATAGATGTACTCGTGAACAGGTGCCCTCGCCCAGTTGTAAGATAATTTTCAAATGGACCTGTGAATTTATTAATTTCTGTCCAAAATTAAGAGCATCTACCTATATTTGATAGTATAAAAAGCTTTTAAAATCTTGTTATCCGTTTTGGTATTAATTGCGATAATACGTTCTTATAAATATCTTTTTCCAACTTAAATGTAATAATTTCAAACCCACATAACACTAACTTAAATGTAATAAATAAAATTATTTCAAACTTAGACCTTTTGACCAGAAAAAAAAAACCTTAGACTTCAATTGCGCATATGAAATTTTTTGAGAACACATAAAAAGCAAAGAATTGCTTTGATTTTGGCATAGATAAATTTATATTTGGGCCTAAATAGATGAAACCAGTTAGATTATGGGCTTAAGATAGAAATATATACATGATAAACTACACAGGCTTGCAGATAATCACCATCGACTACCTATACCCCCGTTCGGGAACCAGCTAGGCGCTAGTCGCACGGTCGGGTTGGGCCTAGCGCCTAAAAAGAAAATCGGAGATTAATCAGAAATTATATAGGGCAGAATTTTTAGACTGTTTACTATATTATAAAACACGTTAATCTTTAATTGTGTATAACATTAATACATTTTCATATTTAAAATTGTATAAAACACGCAAATAGAATATATAAACTTAATATAGTGTAATTTTCATTATGAATATAAATGATATTTATAAAATTTTAGATCAAATAAATAAAAAAAAATAGATTAGGCGGTCTAGGCGGAGAAAATCAGATATCCGATTTTTTTAACCGATTTGGCATAAATCGGGGCGGAAGAGTGACGCGTAGCGCCCAGGCGGCCGCCTAAGCGGCTAGGCAGCCGATTTTTAGAACAGGGCCTATACCTAGGGGTGTCAAAATGAGCTATAGCTCATGAGCTGGCTCAACTCAGTTTAATTTTTCATGAGCATGATCTCTAATTTTTAGGCTCATATAATAAATGAGTTTAATGATCGAGTTTAAATTAGATCACGAGTTATATGAACGATTTTTAATGAACATAAGCTAACTCATGAGCTTGGTCGTTTTATACTTTATATGTATATATATGGATGACTTCTATTTTTCTTATGTAAGAAAAAATAATTTCTATACTAATCATATTTAGCTTATAAAATATAAAACCAAAAAGTAATAAATATATACTAAAATGTAAAAGAATATTGATATAAATCATCATGTCATATATCTTTAGAACTAAAATATAAAACTAAATATTCCTAAGGCTTTCATGCGGAATATATATCTATACGATTTGAATAGATAAAGAGTTTGAATATGAATCATCACAAGACTTTTATGTAAAATATATTTTTGGATCACTGATTTAGCTTTGATTTAATATATTATTAGGTCTTGGTTTTATTCAGTATTTAAATATTAACGCTTTGGATTTTTAAATTTTAAATTATATTATAAATAATATTATTTTTTATTTTTTAATTATTTTTATAATTTTTTATTTTTTTATGTCTGATCGTGAATCAGCTTATTTAACTCATGATCTAGATGATCTGAGTTCGAGTTTGTATATTGAAGCTCATATAATAAATGAGCTGAGCTGAGCTAGCTCATGAAAGACTCGAGCTCACCATGAGCTAAACTGAATTGAGCGAGTTAGATCATTTTGACACCCCTACCTATACCTTTAAATTCACCGCTCATCTTATAAACAATTAAAGTGTCAGCTAGATTATTAATAAAAATATTATTTTTTAAAAAAAAATCAAAAATAATTTTAAAAAAATGATGTCACTAGCAAAACCCTAAATCTTAAATTCTAAACCCTAAATTCAAAACCCAAACTCTAAACACTAAATCATAAACCCAAACTCTAAACCCTAAATCCTAAACTCAAACTCTAGATCATAAACTCAAACCCTAAACCCAAACCATATACCCTAAACCAAAAGTGTTTGAATTTGGGTTTAAGGTTTATTGATTTAGGGTCTATGATTTGGATTTGGATTTGGATTTAGAGTTTAAGGTTTGAGTTTATGGTCTAGGATTTAGGTTTACAGTTTGGATTTATGGTTTAGGATTTGAGTTTATCGTATATGTTTACTATTTGGATTTAGGGTATAGGGTTTGGGTTTAGTATTTAGGAGTTAGATTTAGATTTAAGGTTTAGAGTTTAGAGTTTAGGATTTAAGGTTTTGTTAGGCATTATTCTTCTTTTCAACTATTTTAAATTTTTTATAATAAAATTTAATATTTTTTATTAGTTATCTAGGTGGTAATTTAATTGGTTATACGAATAGCGGTAAATTTAAACATGGTGAACCTGAGTTTTGTCCATATTTAAATGCATTTAACATCCAAACGATCATATTTTATATAGCTGCCTGAAAGGCTGCACACACCAGTAACCAAACAAATTATTTAATAAAGGGAAAAGGAAACTATACGAATTATTTACCGCTATTCGTAATTTAATTGGTTATACGAATAGCGGTAAATTTAAACATGGTGAACCTGAGTTTTGTCCATATTTAAATGCATTTAACATCCAAACGATCATATTTTATATAGCTGCCTGAAAGGCTGCACACACCAGTAACCAAACAAATTATTTAATAAAGGGAAAAGGAAACTTCATAATCCACATGCCTAGCCATCGCTCTACAAGTTAATTTTCACTCTAAAAGAGTACAATAACATGATAACTCCAAATAATCAGTAGAATATGTATACCCCCCCTATATATTAGGTAAGCAATCATACAATGAACACCACTTCTGCATATTAAAAAATAAACCTATGAACAGTTAAACTATAATAAATTAGTATCCTTCAATTATTAGTACCCTAACTTCTCTCAAACATTCACGCATAACTATGATCCTAGTTTATGTA
It encodes:
- the LOC106314167 gene encoding uncharacterized protein LOC106314167 gives rise to the protein MSVAMDRAMMALTLDEEDVPFRMPEVPRVSLAEENALSLMGRALNPECQNMSGLIRTMPRKWQKEGRIRGIALSQERFQFIFQSEHDLIDVLEKGVQTFNEWAMVLERWVENPPEDYLQYIPLWVRISHIPVNYYTIPALSALGDIVGKVKMVAFDPSQPVTQPYIRVQVIFNVAHPLRMSKLIDLGEGKSATIHFNYENIQKRCFTCRRLNHEKRICPLEVRQRQEEAQLRRNRIIAEKKRMEPVLAPDDPLRGVLEESQVGVNPLTGRPKIANVVLEEMRKYIVSDSGEDIALKIEKIKKTVREAEADPITQKTVLSLEPLPVVTADLNRGKGLVFDYGERELDHRNLDLNVNPEKLLSASMRAMRCENVSNGMAIRNPETSRRDGNQPSGSLAICSTVFKPGSSEPFKSGTVSRRTVARKRPSKAQRNSNQNALVIATKFQEGTRREGK